The following coding sequences lie in one Porphyromonas asaccharolytica DSM 20707 genomic window:
- a CDS encoding response regulator transcription factor yields the protein MNNKEIRVFLCEDDESLGLMLQEYLIAKDYEVDLFTDGETGLEAFGKKEYSLCLIDVMMPKMDGFELAKQIRDANPNIPIIFVTAKDQKKDVLRGFKLGADDYITKPFSMQELEARIAAIMRRIIGEEHEEQQFYQLGKLLFDTKKQTLTTEDGKVLTLTTKENELLSLFCVFANETLERDYALKTIWADANYFNARSMDVYVTKLRKILKADPSLEIKNVHGKGYRLVTPMREIPKEQIKRV from the coding sequence ATGAGAGCTTAGGCTTGATGCTTCAGGAGTACCTTATAGCAAAGGACTATGAGGTAGACCTCTTTACAGATGGCGAGACGGGGCTAGAAGCCTTTGGTAAGAAAGAGTATTCACTCTGCCTTATCGACGTTATGATGCCTAAGATGGATGGATTCGAGCTAGCTAAGCAGATACGTGATGCTAACCCCAATATTCCTATCATATTTGTCACGGCAAAGGATCAAAAGAAAGATGTACTACGTGGCTTCAAGCTCGGAGCAGACGACTACATCACAAAGCCCTTTAGCATGCAAGAGCTGGAGGCTCGTATCGCAGCAATCATGCGACGCATCATCGGTGAGGAGCATGAGGAGCAGCAGTTCTACCAGCTAGGCAAGCTACTATTCGATACGAAGAAGCAGACCCTCACGACTGAGGATGGTAAGGTACTCACCTTAACCACAAAGGAGAACGAGTTGCTCTCTCTCTTTTGCGTCTTTGCTAATGAGACCCTCGAGAGAGACTATGCTCTTAAGACTATCTGGGCTGATGCCAACTACTTCAACGCACGCAGCATGGATGTCTATGTGACCAAGCTTCGTAAGATCCTCAAGGCCGATCCCTCGCTAGAGATCAAGAACGTGCACGGAAAGGGTTATCGTCTCGTGACTCCGATGAGAGAGATCCCC